Genomic window (Scylla paramamosain isolate STU-SP2022 unplaced genomic scaffold, ASM3559412v1 Contig31, whole genome shotgun sequence):
GCACTTCCtttccccagtgtgggtgagcaTGTGTGTCAAGATTACATTTCAGGATAAACCTTTgagccagtcaccacaccacaccacacccacaagtcactggtggtattgccagctggtttgtggcagtagtcttgtggccagtcaccacaccacaccacaccacacccacaagtcactggtggtattgccagctggtttgtggcagtagtcttgtggccagtcaccacaccacaccacaccacacccacaagtcactggtggtattgccagctggtttgtggcagtagtcttgtggccagtcaccacaccacaccacaccacacccacaagtcactggtggtattgccagctggtttgtggcagtagtcttgtggCCAGCAGACCTTCCTGTGTAAGCTGAACGGctggcattgttgttgtttacttgtgtgtttaACCGTGGTGGTCTGTATCCCCGGGGCTGCCTGGTGCTGCGTGGGGTCTTCCAGCAGCAGTGGCCTGCAGCATCCCTCGGCCACTTCTTCCTCGGGCGGGTCTTGTACTTCTGTTGAGGTCTTTGCCACGTGCCTGCACACCACCCCTGGCTTTTCTGCAAGctgcctcttcatctttctggcctttattttcttgtctttgtccTCATCTGTGGTGCCAAGGCTTCGGCCGGGGCTCGGCCCCTCCCTGCCGGTCTCCCGCCCGGCCGGCCGGCCGCTGCCTGCGCTGCGCCTTGCTgtcattctgtctgttttcttgaGGAGGTTCCTTGTGTGGTTTTGGTCTTGCAGGAAGCTTGTTATCTGCCAGATTTCTTCTCTTTGATGGGTGATCCTCTGCTGCAGCTTCTCTCACTGGTGTCACACCGGTGTCCGTCGGTGACCATGTTGTTCTTGGTCACTTTTTAGGTCGTGatgttttgtagttttgtgcctTTCAGCTCTACTGAGGCCGGAGTCACCGGGGACTGCAACATCTATGATTTtgcctgttttctcttcttctttccagtgtgggtgaggatgtgtctgtcaaggGAACCCTTGTGGGTAAAccctttcccacactccaggcactggaactttctctccccagtgtgggtgaggaggtGTCTGTTAAGATCACTTttgtgggtaaatcttttcccacactccaggcactggaactttctctccccagtgtgggtgaggatgtgtctgtcaagatcacttttctgggtaaatcttttcccacactccaggcactggaactttctctccccagtgtgggtgaggatgtgtttgttaagattacttttgtgggtaaatcttttgccacactccaggcactggaactttctctccccagtgtgggtgaggatgtgtctgtcaagatcacttttctgggtaaatcttttgccacactccaggcactggaactttctctccccagtgtgggtgaggatgtgtttgttaagattacttttctgggtaaatcttttcccacactccaggcactggaactttctctccccagtgtgggtgaggatgtgtgtgttaagatgacTTTTGGTGAtaaatcttttgccacactccaggcactggaactttctctccccagtgtgggtgaggatgtgtgaggcAAGATGACTCTTCCGGACAAATGTCTTCCCGCAG
Coding sequences:
- the LOC135097742 gene encoding gastrula zinc finger protein XlCGF8.2DB-like; amino-acid sequence: MEGARPGNSSSSSSSSSSGSRNSLEQRATLGVRTYTCDHCGKVCSTKAAIARHVLSHASKTRLRGRSGPAEHTATHTGGRNHKCDLCGKTFVRKSHLASHILTHTGERKFQCLECGKRFITKSHLNTHILTHTGERKFQCLECGKRFTQKSNLNKHILTHTGERKFQCLECGKRFTQKSDLDRHILTHTGERKFQCLECGKRFTHKSNLNKHILTHTGERKFQCLECGKRFTQKSDLDRHILTHTGERKFQCLECGKRFTHKSDLNRHLLTHTGERKFQCLECGKGFTHKGSLDRHILTHTGKKKRKQAKS